In the genome of Ziziphus jujuba cultivar Dongzao chromosome 10, ASM3175591v1, the window ACATCTTTTCACTACAAAACAATGTATCTAGACCTTGCTGCTATTTACcacaaaatgtttaaaaaacacaaaataatcaaCAGAGATATTGCAAGAATCACAAATCAAGAATCAGATGAAGACATCGACATCGAtccagatgaagatgatgactaCCAGTATGATAATGAAGAAAATCACAATATCAACAACATACTGGAAGCATAAAGACAAAATCAACagaagaaatatatatgtatatatatatatatatatatatgtatataatcacGTATGAGGACTAGAAGGAtgagaaaaaagtgaaaattttgaagttaaAATCCTTTTCTTGGGCGATCAGGAAAATTGGATGGAgtattttcttcctttgttttttgttttttttttttttttttggggtaatgggagtattttctttcttgtttgttCGAATGGATTACAATTATCGGATAGAACGCAATGTTGAGATTCATCCTTATCCTCTGAGGAAGAAGTTTGTAGTTACTAGATTATTGGAATGAGTCAACCAATTGACTTCTTCAatgtttcattattatttatttatttattgcctTCTGCCCACTGCCAACCTCGACAGTGGTGGGGAATTTAGCAGGAATGGCTGTTGCCATCTTGATTGCTACCTATGTCACTCaattgtttcattgtttttttttctttttttttttttggccctaaGCTGAATTGTTTCATTGTTAACATTAAAAGTATATGGGTTTTTAATTCATATACTACTAAAGTTGGAATTAGATTTATAGCAGGGTTATGAGTAGTATGAgagattaatattttttaaatagaaatgtATCGGTCAAAGTGTCCGCTCTCTTGCTTTACTAGGTCTGATATTCAAATAGAAAagtataaaaaacataaaaacaaaacacaaaacaaaaacgaaaaaagtgTCTGCTCTCTTGCTTTACTAGGTTTGATATTCAAatggaaaagaataaaaaacaaaaaaaacaacacaaaaaccaaaaaacagagaaaaagaaaaaaaaagaaggaaaaaaaaaaacaaaaaaacaaagaaaaagagtcACTTTAGCCTTGTTTGGTAATAAGTCTCAAAAATACGtcctcatattttttttaaaaaaaaaaaacaaaataagtctcaAAAACCATTTCTTTGAAAGAGCACCATTCtgtagtttttttgttttctattttacaattatattatttactaaTGTTAAAGGACCTTTTATAAGAAGCATGACTATACATACATAATTGACAGTgatgaaatatttattaatatttttacacatttaaatttttttggggatagaattacattgaatttaatatttaaaatattatactatttATATCTAACATCATTTTATTTCAACTCATTTTAAGAAGTAATTATTTCACTTTTGTGccatatttaattgataaaagcAACTTAGTACATGAAGATCTATATTGTTGAACTATGAATCCTTAAATAATTAGATAGACTTTTATTTAGTGTGCTTAGTTATTTATATTACAACTTTCAGAATTTACTATGTTTGAAAATGAGAAAgaattaaaatcaataatattttatcggATTAACAATGACGATGAAATCTTAGAAGTGAGGCAAATATGGCTAGCAATTTAGACCTTTCACAACCAAATGATACCGAAAACATATTGAAAGGAACTACAAAGTCCTCTCCTATAGTTGATGAGGGCAGCAAGAGAAAGTTTATTTGGCTTAAGAACAAACTTAAAAAGAATGCAATTTGTAGAaagatataaaatgaaaatatgaatttgttgagtaaatttgttatttatatgaCAAAGAACAGCAATCAAATATGACAATTTTTACTAAACAAATCACCATTCATATTgtatcccaaaaaaaacaaaaaaaaaaatcattattcatagaatattttatatgataattcTATTCAAATTTCATCTttacaattaatataaaataaatagataatttatattttaaatcaaaatcttacaaatttattaattgttaataTACATTGAcacatttatcaaattattatattatagtaatttaaaaaattattttaatttgaactattcaaaactaaaacaaactacaATTAGATACCCTAATTTTAGATTAAGTCACCTGCATCGCATGTGTGCAcacctagtatatatatatatatatacataacattCAATAAATAGGTAATGAACAATATTAGTTTGTTCCCTTTGTTTCATTGACAAAATATACTGATCAACTAGTTTTCCATATTCACAAAAACAAAGTAGTACAATTTGTGCACATTAATAATACCGTACAGGGTTGAGCATTTTGCAGCATCATTGTAACTCTAATCTCATGATGCCGCAATAGTCTGTATAGAATGAATCCAAGCTCTCAAAAGGAACAGAGAGAATACTCTAAACGGTTCTGGAGCTAGTTGATCAATAATATATTCTCACGCTTAGAAATTAATACAACAATGGCCATCCGTTTGAGACAAATGGAAAATTAACAAGAAGATCAAGAAGCTCCTTTGATAAAAGCTAAAAGACTAAAACGCATCGTTTAACAATTCTAACAATCAAACAAAACAATTAACTGGACTAGCTTTTAACACAAATGGCAAAGTCATACGACATCGTTTCAAGATTTGGCTTCTAAAACCAACTGGCGGAAAACGACGCCGTATTGCTTTTCTAAATATTCTCTCCTAGCCGCCCCACACCCCTTTGTCTACAGTGACATGGAACAATCCCAATGCTTCTGAGTGCCTATAGACTATAAAGCAAGCAATGATGTCAGAAATaattgaagatgatgatgaagaagagctCTCCCTCTTTGGAGACACTGCtgtgagagagagaaggagagaaagagagagagagagagagagagagagagagagagagagagagagagaaagagagagagagatgaagaAGAGCTCTCCCTCTTTGGAGACACTGCtgtgagagagagaaggagagaaagagagagagagagagagagagaggaaaaacaaGATTTACCTTGCCCgcgctttttcttcttcagtaCGCATAGTCCTTGATTTCCCCGCTTGTTCCCACCTGTGTCCTTTGTTTTGAAGGGTTGCCACTTACTTCTTCCCCTTCTGTATGCAAAACGCTTCTGGTTCTTCCTAGCTGCTCTCATGTGATAGGTTTGGGAAATGTGAATATGGATTTGGACTGGTGTGTTGGATTTGTATTTGCTGTGGTAGGCTTTTGGTGGGCCCAAAATTACCCTACAGCATATGCCGACTGAGTTTCAGTTTTGAGAGTTAGGAAAAGCGAAAACGGCCAAACTCGTATTGTTTTTCTAGCTCAACTTCCTCTCAAGCTTCAAGTGGTAATTATTAccagaaataattaaaaaaaaaatgcttcaatTGGTATTGCAATATTaagcgagaaaaaaaaaaatcctccaaATTGGCGCGGATACTAATTAGGAATAAATAGTAAGATTGatgcagcatatatatatatattatatgtataaaataattacCTGGCTTgtgatatatttatttcattatttgttgCAGAGTTGGGGTACTCGAAAGTTGTTAAAGATTTTCCACTTGGACGACCCTGCTTAATCAGaaaattcatatatgtataaaaaaagacTACAATGAAAAGTAGCGATGCTTTTGTAATTGAGTTATGTATAATGTACCTGAGACAGAAGGGGATTCCGCATCATCAGGGGACCCCAAATCCAAACGAGGAATGTGAGCAATTTTAGGCCAATCCTCTCCTTTTTCCCTTTTACATCTCCGCAATAAGATGGGACATCCCCAAATCCTCAATGTTTGTAAAGAGGTGATACTGCGTAATCCTTTAGGCAATGATGTCAAATTGGGGCAACTGATTAGGATAAACTCTATAAGTGATGTGAGGTTGCTAAACCACTCGGGTATGGCCTTCAAATTCTTACACTCAAAAAATTCAAGTCCCCGTAAGGTAGTAAAGTATTGAAGCCCTTCAGGAGGAGTCTCCAGTCGTGGAAGATCCCTGAATGAGAGAGACACAAGGCTTGTACAGGCTTTCCATGAAATCACTTCAGCCCTGGACATGTCAAGCTCATTGCATCCAATAATACCCAAATGTCGAAGTGAGACTAGATGTTGAATGATGGGGGATAGATGCTTTAACTTTGAGCACCCATCAAAGCTCAGGATCTCTAGAGATGTAAGGCTTTTGAACCAATTGGGAAGAGAGTGtagtgtgaagtccagccgcaccaacctcaccaaccacagccgcaccaacctcaccaaccacagccaccattgttgacagccaccattgttgacaccattgctgcaccgatcaacaattgtgggctaagatgttgaaaagtgtggccttgtaagcctataaataagCTCCTTACCTttgcatgaaaaccaagccaagagagcaatctcaatcctcccaagtgaggagaattgagagaaaactccaagagagagagttgtttaagttccagagagaacttgagagaagagtgagcaattccagagagaattggagagtgcagagagaggttccacgagagaatcctccataagagaagtttttatttttgtattctatttttaagagattaatagaattcttttattttcttctcatatttcttctctaaagtggtcagagaaccacaacaagtggtatcagagctccaggtcgagagcttgggtccaaaatttgaagaaacaaagctactgttcttcaagttggtgtttcggaaagttgctcaaataattaatttgacactcccaggtgaaagtacccgacgagaggagaacaacgaagttcgccggagagacaACGGACGTtccacgcgcccgcacgcgccgactgaaatttttctgcaactgttcacgcgcccacgcgccgcacgcgccgtctggaggttgaagacgaccacgtcagcagccacgtcagcgaACCCCTGCCACGCCAGtgacacgtcgtcagccacgtcatctgccacgtcatctgccatgtGGTAccacgtcagcaccatctgccacgtcagcaatattttctaaaattacggAACGGCCCCTGAAGTTTtggaaattacggaacagcccctgaattattggaaattacagattgacccctgtagttttctgaaattacggtgcAGCCCCtaaactattggaaattacagattgacccctatagtttctgtatttgcaggttgacccagaaattttgtgaaattacattttttgccccaaaatttctggtaattatattttgaccccggaagagtcaagtccaccattttcggccgttccggacgcaacggttaactccgttttgccaaattcagctccaattttggtcaagccataatgtcaatggaagaatcatcttcgggagctatggttaagctcactgccacaaattatacactttggagacctcggatggaagatctcctcaattgtaaggatctgtttgatcctatagaagctaaaggtgaaaaccccgatcccagcaaagtagcagaatggaagaaattaaacaagaaaacgatcggtcagatcaggcaatggatcgaccacagtgtcttccatcatgtagcgaaggaaacggatgcatatgccctctggacaaaattggaggacatgtaccaggccaagactgctcggaacaaagccctgttgcttaagcgattggtacatctaacattacagagtggaacttctgtagccgagcataccagtgagttccagagcttggtaaatcaactatctgctgtggattaccaactaggggatgaggatcaggccctcctacttctaagctctcttccagacagttgggagacattggtagtctctctcagcaattcggccccgaatggcaaacttactatggctatggttaaggatgccctatttaatgaagaggccaggagaaaggacattggcatggatcagtcacatgctctcgtcacagagagaggaagacagcaaagaggtggtcgagatagggggagaggcaggagcaagagcagaggcagatctacagacggcagaaaatcatcgtataagtgctatcattgtggcctggagggtcacatgaagaagaactgcagaaagttgttgagagagcagagactccaaggtaatcagccgaagaaggatggagagacactagtcacttgtacaggagaagtggcgctctgctccaccgaagaagagacatgccttcatatatcaacccaagatgttgagtgggtagtcgatactgcagcatcctaccatgtcactccacacagagatttctttaaaacgtacaaagcaggagactttggtacggtaaagatgggaaattccagtttcgcaaagattatgggaactggtgatattcagataaaaacgaatattggttgtacaatcactttgaaggatgtccgtcatgttccagaccttcggcttaatctactttcgggagcagccttagacaagcaaggctatgacaactacttcagcaaaggcacatggaaaatgacgaaaggtgccatagttgtcgcccgaggacatatttgtggaacgttgtacaagactcatgtgaagatatgtgcagacagcctcaatattgcagaaggagaggcgtctcaaaatctgtggcaccagagactcggtcacatgagtgaaaaaggattgtccactttggcaaggaagaagcttatcactgtttgcaaggatgctgcgctagatccttgtaatcactgcttgtttggtaagcaacatagagtctccttcagttcctctgcatcgagaagatcagagttgcttagtctggtgcactctgatgtttgtggtcccatggaggtggaatcattaggtggcaacaagtattacctgaccttcattgatgatgcttcacggaaggtgtgggtatatttcttgaagacaaaggaccaggtattggattacttcaaactgtttcataccatggtagagcgtgaaacaggaaagaagctgaaatgtctccgttcagataatggaggcgagtatacttccaaggagttcgatgcctactgcagaagacacggcattcgacatgagaagacggtccctcgcaccccacaacataatggaatagccgaaagaatgaaccgaaccattatggaaaaaggtcagaagtatgatcagtatggctaagctgccaaagccattctggggagaagctgttcgtgccgcctgctatttaatcaacagatcaccgtcagtaccgttgaattttgaaattccggagaaagtgtggtcgggtaagattccctcctactctcatttaagagtgtttggttgtttagcttatgtacatgtatccaaggagctcagacagaagctcgatgtaagatctactccatgcatctttataggatatggagatgaagaattcggatacaggttatgggacccgaaaaccaagaaggttattagaagcagggatgtagtattccatgaaaaccagaaaatggaagacattgcaaagcccagaatgtctcctaattgtagttctagtgccgagaatttttgtcctaatccagcaccagcacaaatagccacagaggataatgaggtgcatgaagatataccagaagcagaccaggaggaagaaggggatattgagcagggggagactcaatcctctcaagcagctgcagggccatcacagcggtcagatgatggtacacctcctgaaaccagtggtttacaagttcggagatctgagcgaggccgaattccatcaaagagatttccagaatctgagtatattctgcttactgaagagggggagccagagagtttccaggaagctgtttctcatcaagaaaaggaaaagtggctgcaagcaatgcaagatgagatggaatccttgcagaaaaatcatacttatgagttggttgagcttccaacaggaaagaaggcactaaagaataaatgggtgttcaagctcaagaaagatggcagcggaaaggtggtgaaacacaaagcccgattggtggtcaaaggatttcttcagaagaaaggaattgactttgatgagattttttcaccagtggtaaaaatgacttcaattcgagtcatttttggtttagtagcaagtctaaacctagagcttgagcagatggatgtgaagacaacatttcttcacggtgatttacatgaagaaatctacatggagcagccagaaggatttgaggtttcagggaaagaaaacctcgtatgcaagctaaagaagagcttgtatggcctcaagcaagcaccaagacaatggtataagaagtttgactcgtttatggtgagtcaaggctataaaaggactgcagcagaccagtgtgtttatattaaaaaattttcaggtggaaacttcattgcacttttgctatatgtgaacgacatgttgatcgttggacaagatgcaatgaagattagtaagttgaagaaagaattgtctaagtcttttgatatgaaagacttaggaccagctcaacaaattttgggaatgcaaataatccgagacaggaagaatagaaggttatggctatctcaagagaagtatgttgaacgggtgataaagagattcaacatggataaagccaaaccggtcagcattccacttgcaaatcatttcaagttgagtaagaagttgtgcccctcatccaaagaagagatagaggagatggcttcagtaccatattcttcagcggtaggaagtctgatgtatgcaatggtgtgtaccagaccagacattgctcatgcagtaggtgttgtgagcagatttctttcaaatcctggaaagaaacactgggaagcagtcaaatggattctcaggtatcttaaaggtacatcgaagctgtgcttgtgctacgggggaggtgatccaatcttagaaggctatacagatgcagatatggccggagaccctgataatagaaagtctacatcaggttatctctacacttttgcagggggagctgtgtcatggcagtcaagattgcagaagtgtgttgctttatcc includes:
- the LOC107410434 gene encoding uncharacterized protein LOC107410434 isoform X1 — protein: MMRNPLLSQGRPSGKSLTTFEYPNSATNNEINISQARVILGPPKAYHSKYKSNTPVQIHIHISQTYHMRAARKNQKRFAYRRGRSKWQPFKTKDTGGNKRGNQGLCVLKKKKRGQVYRHSEALGLFHVTVDKGVWGG
- the LOC107410434 gene encoding uncharacterized protein LOC107410434 isoform X2; translated protein: MMRNPLLSQGRPSGKSLTTFEYPNSATNNEINISQARVILGPPKAYHSKYKSNTPVQIHIHISQTYHMRAARKNQKRFAYRRGRSKWQPFKTKDTGGNKRGNQGLCVLKKKKRGQGTQKHWDCSMSL